One genomic region from Halomicrobium zhouii encodes:
- a CDS encoding 6-pyruvoyl trahydropterin synthase family protein, whose amino-acid sequence MPIGTLEEYDGGVIADSGERELVVGGDRPIRISAGHRIQHHDGKCSRPHGHNYEISVRISGELTEEGWIVDKGDITDVLSEWDHRFLLEAGDPLIEAMEASGDEDAVVVIDAPPTAEVMAVTLERELERRLPETVSDVGVTVKETSELCAGP is encoded by the coding sequence ATGCCTATAGGAACACTCGAAGAATATGATGGGGGTGTGATCGCGGATTCAGGTGAGCGTGAACTGGTCGTCGGCGGTGACCGCCCGATACGGATCAGCGCAGGCCACCGGATTCAACACCACGACGGAAAGTGCAGTCGCCCCCACGGCCACAATTACGAGATATCCGTTCGCATCAGTGGAGAGCTAACGGAGGAAGGATGGATCGTCGACAAAGGTGATATTACCGACGTACTCTCCGAGTGGGACCACCGGTTCCTCCTCGAGGCAGGTGACCCGCTGATCGAGGCGATGGAAGCGAGCGGCGACGAGGATGCAGTGGTCGTGATCGATGCACCGCCGACGGCCGAAGTCATGGCAGTGACGCTCGAACGGGAACTGGAACGCCGCCTCCCCGAGACCGTCTCCGACGTCGGTGTGACAGTCAAGGAAACGAGCGAGCTCTGCGCCG
- a CDS encoding DEAD/DEAH box helicase family protein codes for MPQLQPPDWIEPREYQRTAIREWVNADGQGILHMATGTGKTITALLAASRVAESIDRGLFLVVTVPYQHLVDQWAEELNEFGITPVRAYQSRKNWQPRLERELLEYNHGSRSLCFVVTTHRTLSMEPAQQTIGRGRGPMMLIADEVHHLGAEQMRTGLSQAFDFRLGLSATPERWYDDEGTRVLERYFGETVFEYGLTAAIEAGALCEYYYIPHIVEFDAEELEEYRRLTAKIGRLSGGQSDVALEDNPALQQALFKRARLVGTARQKLDVLVDLLEREREVDHTLVYCSDGSMGIESGEGQRHVDATTDRIRSESDLTVDRFTARESQADRERLLDRFDDGSIDVLTSIRCLDEGVDVPATRTAYILASTSNPRQFVQRRGRILRTHPGKDFAVIHDFITVPSVNGQPAFLSGSEFDVERRLLEKELERVSTFADAARNHPDAEVDGVPTTDGSLQRLKRQYDLLGS; via the coding sequence ATGCCCCAACTCCAACCACCCGACTGGATCGAACCGCGAGAGTACCAGCGGACAGCAATCAGGGAGTGGGTCAACGCTGACGGCCAGGGGATTCTCCACATGGCGACGGGGACGGGGAAGACCATCACGGCACTGCTCGCGGCGTCACGAGTCGCCGAATCGATAGATCGAGGGCTCTTTCTCGTCGTCACAGTCCCGTACCAGCATCTCGTCGACCAGTGGGCCGAGGAACTGAACGAATTCGGCATCACGCCCGTCCGGGCGTATCAGTCGCGAAAGAACTGGCAGCCTCGTCTCGAACGCGAACTGCTCGAATACAATCACGGCTCCCGGTCGCTGTGCTTCGTCGTAACGACGCATCGAACGCTCTCGATGGAGCCTGCCCAGCAGACCATCGGCAGGGGTCGGGGACCGATGATGCTGATCGCCGACGAAGTCCATCACCTCGGCGCAGAACAGATGCGTACGGGACTCTCCCAGGCGTTCGACTTCCGACTGGGCCTGTCTGCGACGCCAGAACGCTGGTACGACGACGAGGGGACGCGCGTACTCGAACGGTACTTCGGTGAGACAGTGTTCGAGTACGGACTCACAGCGGCGATCGAGGCTGGGGCGCTTTGTGAGTACTACTACATCCCACACATCGTCGAGTTCGACGCCGAAGAGCTCGAGGAGTACAGACGACTCACGGCGAAGATCGGTCGACTATCGGGTGGTCAGTCCGACGTCGCTCTCGAGGACAATCCCGCACTCCAGCAAGCACTATTTAAACGCGCCCGTCTGGTGGGAACTGCCCGGCAGAAACTCGACGTGCTCGTCGATCTCCTCGAACGAGAGCGCGAGGTCGACCACACGCTCGTCTATTGTAGCGATGGATCGATGGGAATCGAATCAGGGGAGGGACAGCGCCACGTCGACGCGACGACGGACCGTATCCGATCGGAAAGTGACCTCACCGTCGACCGATTCACTGCCCGCGAGTCGCAGGCAGATCGAGAACGACTGCTCGACCGGTTCGACGACGGCAGTATCGACGTTCTCACCTCGATTCGCTGTCTCGACGAGGGCGTCGACGTCCCCGCGACACGGACGGCCTACATCCTGGCCAGTACCAGCAATCCACGGCAGTTCGTCCAGCGCCGGGGACGCATCCTCCGCACTCACCCGGGCAAGGACTTCGCCGTCATCCACGATTTCATCACCGTCCCGAGCGTCAACGGCCAGCCTGCGTTCCTCTCCGGCAGTGAGTTCGACGTCGAACGTCGCCTCCTGGAGAAGGAGCTCGAGCGCGTCTCGACGTTCGCCGATGCCGCACGCAATCATCCCGACGCCGAAGTGGACGGTGTCCCGACGACTGACGGATCTCTGCAACGGCTCAAGCGACAGTACGATCTGCTTGGCAGTTGA